CGCTTGTTCTCCTCTTTGGCTTCCAGGGCGAGCAGATCATCGCACAGCCGACCATCATCGCACTGCTGGCCGTTCCCATCCTGATCCAGGTCTATTTCAACTCAGGCCTGGCCTATCTCCTGAACCGGATGTCGGGAGAGCGCCATTGCGTCGCCGGGCCTTCAGCACTGATCGGAGCCAGCAACTTCTTCGAACTTGCGGTTGCCGCGGCCATCAGCCTGTTCGGCTTCCAGTCAGGTGCTGCGCTGGCAACCGTCGTCGGCGTGCTCATCGAAGTTCCCGTGATGCTCACGGTCGTCTGGGCCGTGAACCGCACCAAGGGCTGGTACGAGGCAGCTCCCGCTGTCTCCCGGAACACCATCACTGAAAGGACATGACAATGGACGCCACCATCTATCACAACCCCGCCTGCGGCACGTCCCGCAACACGCTGGAGATGATCCGCGCAGCCGGGATCGAACCTGATATCATCGAGTATCTCAAGTCACCGCCGTCGCGCGACGCGTTGGCAAGGATGATCTCCGATGCCGGACTGACCGTCCGACAGGCGATCCGCGAGAAGGGCACGCCTTACGCGGTACTGGGTCTCAACGACCCGAACCTGACGGACGACCAGCTGCTCGACGCGATGCTGAAGGACCCGATCCTCATCAATCGTCCGTTCGTCGTCACGCCGCTCGGCACCAGGCTTGCGCGACCCTCCGAGGCCGTGCTCGACATCCTGCCGGATGCCTTCAAGGGTGCCTTCTTCAAGGAAGACGGCGAGCAGGTCCTCGATCAGGAGGGCAAGCGCGTTGTCTGAAATTTTTCCCGCCTTGCAGGAGCGGCATCTTCGCCAACCTGACATTGACGCGTTGCGTCCGGCGTTCTCGACGCACAAGCCGCGCATCCTGATCCTCTACGGCTCGCTCCGGGAGGTTTCCTACAGTCGGCTGCTCGCGCACGAAGCCAGACGCCTTCTCGAGCGGTTGGGGTGCGAGGTGCGGATGTTCGATCCGAGGGGGCTGCCGCTTCCCGACGAGGCGCCGGTCAGCCATCCGAAAGTGCAGGAGCTGCGCGACCTGTCGCAATGGTCGGAAGGCCAAGTCTGGGTTAGCCCCGAGCGCCACGGCGCGATGACGGGCATCATGAAGGCCCAGATCGACTGGATTCCCCTGTCCCTGGGATCGATCCGGCCGACGCAAGGCAAGACGCTGGCGATCATGGAAGTCTCCGGCGGCAGCCAGTCCTTCAACGCCCTGAACCAGATGCGCGTGCTCGGCCGCTGGATGCGGATGATCACGATCCCCAACCAGTCGTCGGTCGCCAAGGCCTACCAGGAGTTCGACGCCGACGGCCGCATGAAGCCGTCGTCCTACTACGACCGCGTCGTGGATGTCTGCGAGGAACTGGTGAAGTTCACGCTGCTGACACGGGACGCCTCGGCCCACCTTACAGACCGCTACAGCGAGCGGAAGGAGCACGCGGCCGAGTTGGAGAAGCGAGTGTCACTGAGATCGATTTAGTCAAAGGCCATCGGCAATGTTCCGATAGCGGCCATCTTGCAATCGCAATGGCCGCGCCAAAGCGAACCAACGCCTTGTCCGCTTGTGGCGGCCCATTGCAGCCTTTCGAAAGACGGACCTAGCGCTCATGACGCAAAACTATGCACGAGGCGATATTTCCAATAGGCTATTTAGCAATGGATGACGGGCGTCATCTGAAAGCATTCGTTGCCGAGGCACAAAGTGTGACCATACAGCTTCGATCAACCCTCAGCTGTCCCAATTGCGGCCAGCGGGCTACGGAAACGATGCCCACCGACGCCTGTCAGTTTTTCTATGATTGCAATGGATGCGGTATGATGCTCCGGCCAAAATCCGGGGACTGCTGTGTGTTCTGTTCCTTTGGCGACGTGCCTTGCGCGCCAATCCAGGAGGCCAAACATAACAACGGAGCCGCAAGTTGTTGCGTCGGTTCCTAACGTGGGATGAGAGGCAAGGCTGACATCCCATTGGGCTATGCCGGCGCATTCCGGGCGATAGACAAGCGCCCACGCTGCTCCCTCACGGACGCCGAGGAGTTCCACGATGAGCGAAGACGCCTTCAACATGTCGATCCGCAAGTTCCTGAAAGAAGTCGGTATCACCTCGCAGCGTAAGATCGAAGAGGCCGTGCGCGGGGGGCAGTTCGGCGGCGAGAAGCTGAAGGTGCGCATGACGCTGACGGCGGAGGGCACTGGTCTCAACCACGTGGTGAACGGTGAGATCGAACTTCCATAGGTCTGGCGAAAGCATGGATCGAAACGCCCAGGCCGATACTCATCAATGAGACCAAGATCGGTCAGGCATCGCGCCCGCACTAAGCCGGAAGCTTCTATCTCCCCACCGAGCCAAGCCTAGAGCCCGCGCACCTCTGCCACAAGATCGTTCTCGACGAGCATGACGTTCGTCGGACGGACTTCACGTGCGCGACATGAGCAGAACAACTGGCATCCGCACGCCGACGCTGCAATAATTGAGCTTCATCGAGGGAGGCAATGATGCGGAAGAGTGCGCCGGATTTCAGCCTTGAGGGCAAGGTGACTTTGGTGACGGGCGCGAGCCGTGGCATTGGACGTGCTTGCGCACTTGCCTGTGCTGCAGCAGGCTCAGATATTGTCTTGGGGGTCCGCGATGTCGCAGCGTCCGCGGGCCTGATCGCCGAAATCGAGGGCGCGGGACGAAAGGTTCTCCCTGTTGAACTGGACATTCCCAACAAGGCCCATATCGCACAAGCCGTCGACGCGGCGGTTTCTGCATTCGGTCGGATCGACGTCCTCGTCAACAATGTCGGCGTGGCCCCGGGCAATCTTGCGGAACTCGTTGAGGAGAAGGACCTTGACGAGATACTCGATGTCAACATCAAGGGCACCTTCCTGATGACACAGGCAGTGGGCCTTCACATGATCGCGCGAAATGGTGGCCGGATCATCAGCATTAGCTCACAGGCCGGTACGGTCGCACTGCGCGGAGAGGCAATCTATTGCATGAGCAAGGCGGCAATTAATCACCTCACGCGCTGCCTTGCAGCCGAATGGGCACGCTATAATGTCACCGTAAACACCGTATCCCCGACATTCATCCACACGGATGGTACAGCACCGTTTTTATCCGATGCCGAAAATCGCAAAGCGACGGTCGATCACATTCCACTCGGCCGGATCGGGGAAACCGATGATGTGGTGGGTGCCGTAGTCTTCCTTGCATCGCCGGCTGCGAGCCTGATCACCGGCGCGAACCTGCTGGTGGACGGCGGATGGTCCGTCGCCTGAGGCCACGGGGTCGAGCTCGAAAAGCGCGTCAAATTGATCTAGGGAAGAAATCCTGTCAGCCGTGCCGCCAGACCTTCACGGCTGACAGCAACAAGATCACGGCGAGTGCGGGAAGGAGGATCGAATTCGGGACAATGCCGAGGAGTAGACCGCCGACGAACGTCCCCACCACCGATCCCGCGGCCATGATGAGGACGAACACCCTGTTGCGACCCAGAACCGAAAAGCTCTGGTCGCGGCTGTAGCGGGTAAAGCCTACCAGAATTGTAGGAAGGCTCACCGCCAGTGAGAGGCTACCGGCGAGCTTGATGTCCGCGCCGAAGAGCAGAACCAACGTCGGAATGAGCAACTCGCCCCCGGCGACGCCCAGCAGCGACGCAACGATGCCGATCACGCAGCCGGCGGATATACCGGCGACAATCTGCCAGTTTCCGGTCAGAAGCGGTTGACCCGCCGAGGTGCCGTGGCCAAGCACCAGCACGACGGCGATTGCGACAAGAAGAACGGATATCACCCTGTAGAGGGTCTCAGATTTCAACCGTGTGGCCCATCCTGCGCCGAACCAGGCACCGATCAGGCTTCCTGCAAGAAGGTTCAGTACGATCGGCCAATTCGATGCGATCTGACTGAAAGGGATCGTGCCGGCTCGAAACGGCAGGGCGCAAGACACGACGACAAGGCTCATTGCCTTGTTCAGGATCACCGCCTCGAGGGCCGCGAAATTGAATGCGCCGATGAGCAGCGGCAGACGAAATTCTGCCCCTCCAAGCCCTATCAACCCGCCGAGTGCGCCGATGATGGCGCCGCCGCCGAAAGCGGCCGGATGACTGCGTGACGTCGTGGATTTGATCGTAGTGTTCACGGAGGCTTGGCTTTCATGGCGGTGATCCGCGGACTTTTATGTACGCTCTTCCATTATCGGGCAACGCGGTCGCGACGCACCGATGAGGCGACAGCGACGAACGCCAGGATCCCAAGCGTACCCAGCGCGGCGATCACGAAAAGCGAGAGGGTTGTCCCGAAGTGGTTCATAGCGGCTGCGAACGCAAACGGGGCGGCCGCGCCAGTCGCCAACCTTGCCGCAGCCATCTTGCCCGTGATCGCGCCATAGCCAGCGGACCCGAAGAGATAGAGGGGCAAGCTCCCCTGAGCGATGCTGTTGATCCCTGACCCAAGGCCAAGACAGATGGCGAAAGCCACCGCACCGGGCAGCCAATCACCTGACACCCCGAGTATTACCGCGCCAGTGACCATGAGAGCGGCAGAGACAATCGCAAGCGCGGGCGGCGACAGGCTCTTTCCGAAGACCATGTTGATCAGGCGGCTCATGACCTGGGCCGGACCAAACAAGGAACCGATCAGGACCGCCGCACTGCCAAGTCCGATCGCGCCGAGCATCGGCACCATGTGGGCGAGGATCGCGGCGAGGGTGAAGCCCGAAAGAGAGAAGGCAAAGGAGACCAGCAGCATGCCACGGCGACGCGCCTGGGGTTCGAGAGCGCCGACAACGACCTCGCGGGTTCTTGTCTCGTCCGTCTTGGAACTCAGCCTTCCGGCACGCATGATCCAGTAGTGTAGGGGCATGCAGACGATAAGGTTCAGGACGGCGAACACCAGATAGATTTCCCGCCACGTCAGATATCCGGTCAGTGCCGCGGCGATCGGCCAGAAGATGGTGGAGGCAAAGCCGCCGATGAGTGTCAGATAGGTGATGCTGCGGGACGCGGTGCGAGGTTCGCTTTCGACCAGTGTTGCGAAGGCCGCCTGATACTGGACCATCCCGGAGGACACTTCGAGCAGGACAATCGCAAGGACAAAGAGCGACACAGACGGCGACCATGCACAAAGCACCAGCGTTAACGCCGCAAGGGCCGACCCCAGCGTCATCACCGTTGCCGCACCGATCTTGTCCATGTGCCTGCCGATGAACGGCGCAGACAGGCCGCCGATGAACAGCGAGACCGAGAAGACGGCGAAGACCCGCTCCAGGCTGATGCCAAGGTCTTTGGCCATTCCGGGTGCGAGGATGCTGAAGGAATAGTAGAGAGTGCCGTAGCCGATGATCTGCGTGACACCGAGAGCGGAGACGATGCCCGCCGGAACCTTGATCGTATGCAATGACGTGTTCCTTGACGGGCTATACTTCGCTTGAACAGCAACTGGCGGATCGCTCGACGGACCCGCGGATGCCGGGATGCCCCGCGCAGCAGTCTTCCATCAGGAAAGTCACCAGATCGGCCAGCGTGTCGTAACTTGCGTTATAGACGATCGAGCGCGACTCCCGGCGTTGGGAGATGAGGCCTGATCGTTCGAGTTCCTTGAGGTGGAACGAGACGTTTGATGGAGAGACGCCCATGCGTTCGGCAATCGCGCCGGCGGCCAGACCTACCGGGCCGGCGATGACCAGGGTCCTCACGATGGAAAGTCGGGTTTCCTGTGAAAGCGCGGCGAAGGAGGAGAGGGCTTGACGATCATCCATATTTCAATAATCCTTGAATCATTGAAATTGAGGATAGCCGCAAATGAGCGCGATCGACAATAGCCAATCCGACAAAACCGATATCTCGCTTGGGGAGTTGCTCGGCAGAGCCGCAGAGACACCGGACCTGCCCTTGGTCTTCCTGTATGACGGAAAGCCCGTGAAGCCCGGCTATCACGTGACCGAGGTCAAGGCTGGCCATTTCTCCGCGCTTGATTGCGGGGCAAATCCGGAAGCCTGGTCGGAGATTTTCGTGCAGCTGTGGGACATCGAGGAGGGCGAGCGGACCCATATGACGGCCGGGAAGTTCTCGGCCATCGTCCGCAAGGTTTCCGAACGCGTCCGTCTCGACGGCTCCGCAAAGCTGACCTTCGAAGTGAGCGATGGCGTCCGGCCGATGCAGTTGTTCTGCGCGAATGCTCCTGTCGCGGAAGACGGCACTCTCCAGGTCGCGTTGACGCCACGGCCTGCGAGCTGCAAGCCTCGGGACCGTTGGTTGGCCGAGAAAGGCGCTACGGAAGCCTCGTGCTGTAGTTCATCCGCTTCCAAATGCTGTAGCTGAGGTGGGAACCATCCCCAAACGAGATGCCGTCGCCGGCGAGGCGCTCTCAGGGGCGCCCGCCGGAAGCTGAGGTTCTGCCGCCGCATTCGCCGGCTGTGAACAGCCCACCGCCCGAACATCGCCGCAGCATCACCGCGAGCGTGCCCCTTCGCTGAAAAACCGAGAGCTCAGGTCATGTGGCCGGTACTGTCGCGGTCGATATCCTCTCAACAATTCGGGCCTTTTCCACACCATCGCATTCGACCTCCGATCTCTTGACGTCTTGACTCAAAAATAACTAACTAGTTACATAATTGCGTGACGAATGTTCTTGCGAATTGGGAGGTTCGAGTGAAGATTTACGGGATGCAGCATGTGGGGTTCACTGTGCCGAACCTCGAAGAGGCTGTCCGCTTTTTCGAGGTGATCTTCGGAGCGGTGACGTGCCTTGAAACAGGCAAAGTGGAAGCTGACGACGCGTTCATGCTTCGGCGCCTCGGTGTTCCCTCGGGCAGACGGATAGAGAACATCAAGGTTCTAAGGGTCGGGAACGGCACGAACCTCGAGATATTCCAGTACTCCGGCGAGACCGGCGAGGAAGAGCCGCTGAAGCGCAACAGCCAGACCGGTGGCTTTCACTTAGCCTTCGAGGTTGACGACTGCGAACGCGCGGCAGAGCGGCTTCGTGCCGCCGGCGTCGATTTGCTTGAAGGGCCGACTCTTGTCGAAAGCGGCGCGATGGCCGGGCTTACCTGGCTCTATCTCAAAGCTCCCTGGGGGCAGTTTTTGGAGATCGTCAGCATGCCGGGACCGCTCGGATACGAAAGCGCTGGCGGTCCACGGCAGTGGTCGCCCGTCAGCGGCAGCTAACTCCCGGCCGTAGTCGCTGCATCTCAAGCGGCCAATCAAAATCAAAGACATGAGAACCCCTGGCCAAAAGCCGGAAAGGAAAGCCGTGCCTCAAGAAATCCTGATAAGCACAAAGCAGACATTTGTGCTCGGCAACTACGAAGACGGTGCGCTACTGCCCGGTCAGATCCGTGGGCGAACGCTCTGTACTCTGATCAGTCAGGGCACGGAGCTTGGCTGGGCCAACGGTCACGTGTTTCCCATCCGGCCGGGCTATGCGGCTGTCTTTGAGGTGACCGAGATCGGAGAGGATGTCGATGGCGTCAGCGTCGGTGACCGGCGCTTTGCAATGGGGCAGCATCGTTCCACGCAGACCCACGATGCCCGACACACTCTGGCGTTGCCGGATGGATTGGCCCCGGATCGCGCCGTTCTCGCCCGCTTGATGGGGGTGTCGATGACGAGCCTGATGACGACGAAGGCGCGTCCGGGTGACCGCGTGGTCGTTTCGGGGGCGGGGCCGGTTGGCTTCCTGGCTGCGCACCTCTTTGCGATCGGCGGCTATCGCGTGACGGTGGTCGATCCGGATCCGGTCAGGCGCGCTCAGGCCGGTCGAAGCGGAATTGCGGATTGCCGAGCGTCTATAGGCGACGCATCGGACCTGACCGGAAAAGTCGCCCTCGTCGTCGATTGTTCAGGTCATGAGGGTGCCATCATCGATGCTTGCCGTCTTGTCCGCAAGCTTGGTGAAGTCGTCATGGTTGGTGTTCCCTGGAGGCGGGCAACCGAATTCTCTGCGCACGAACTCATGCAGGCGGTCTTCTTCAACCTGGTGACGCTGCGCTCAGGCTGGGAATGGGAGGTTCCGATGCTCGGTCGCGACTTCGTTTGGGAAGAACTGCTCGAAGGGTACAACAATGCACCGCATAGCGTCTTCGGTGGCTTCTCGCGCGCGCTCGAATGGCTGTCTGAAGGCCTGATAGAGGTCGAAGGCCTGATCCGCCACGTGACGCCAGACGATCCCGCGTCACTCTATTCGGACATTGCGCGGCGCGCGATTGAGCAGCCCTTCATCGTTATCGATTGGGCCTAGCCCAAGCGCCGGGCCGATGTCCGGCTATCGTTGGTGTATGTGCCTGGCGCGACGCGTTAGGCACATACCAGCCTCATGATGGTGTCGACGTTGAACTGCAGGCGTTCGTCAATCGCTTCCTTGGCCATGAGATCACGTTCGAAAATGATCGATCCGGTGAAACGGTTGGTCAGGTAGTAATAGCCGATCGCTGCAATGGTGATGTTGAGCTGCACAGGGTCGACGCCCGACCGAAACACGCCCTGTGCCGCGCCGCGTTCGAGAATGTCGCCGACCATGTTGACGAACTTGCGGCTGGCGGCCTTGATGACCTCGGACTTCTTCAAATGCTTCGCGCGGTGAAGGTTCTCGCTGTTGACCAGCGTGATGAACTCCGGGTTCTTCAGGTAATATTCCCAGGTGAACTGGACGAGTTTGGCAAGGGCCGCCGTCGGTTCCAGGTCGTCGAGCTTGAGTTTTTGTTCAGCCGTTCGGATGTCGATATAGGCATCTTCGAGAACGGTCTGGAACAGCCGCTCCTTGCTCTCGAAATAGTGGTATATCATCCGCTTGTTGGCGTTGGCCTTCTCGGCGATCACGTCGACCCGCGCGCCTCCCAAGCCATTCTTCGCAAACTCTTTCTTGGCCGCGTCCAGAATGCGCGCCTTCGTTGCCTCGGCGTCTCTGATGCGTGGCTTTCGGGCAGATTTTTCCGTGTCTTCGTTCGTGATGCTCAAAGCCCTTCCTCCGTCGCCCTCGCGCCTGCTGCGCTGAAAGTCATACACGCCGGAAAGCTGATCCGTCAAAGCGGTTCGTCAGGTCGGTCGGCGCCTGTGCCCATTAAAAGCACTTGACTCGGGGTTTTGTAAAGAAGTAACTAGTTAGTGCGTTAAGTGGGACTGACGAGGCCGGAGGAGGCCAGGGCGACAAGCGTGCGCCGCCACCTGCGAACCTGCATTTTCAACCCGTGTGGGACGGGGAACGCTCACCGAGGATATGGGAGGATTGGCATGTCGACCTTTATTAAGGATTTTATCGAACGCGAGACGGTAAGCCGTCGCAACTTCTTGTTTGCCGCTGCAGCCGGCGTTGGCGCCATGGCGGTGCCGATGGCGTTCGGTCGCGGCACGGCGCAGGCAGCATTGACGGATCCGGCAATTGCCTGGAGCTATCGCGACCGGGCGTCTGCCTACTGGAATTCGGTCGTTTCCGGGGGCGAGGCTTTCGTGGAATCGCTCGGCAAGCCGAAGAGCGCACTCGTCAGCCTGATCAACGAGGGGTCGACGGAAAAGTCGCTCGCCGACATCAAGGCGTTTCTCGCCAAGAACAACGGCAATTGCGCGATCGCCTGCGATGCAAATGACAGCCCCAACGCCAGACCCGTTGTCGAGGCGGTTCAGGCAGCGGGCGCCTACATTTCAACGATCTGGAACAAGACCGACGACCTGCATCCTTGGGATTTCGGCGACAACTACGTTTCCCATATGACCTGGTCGGATGAGAAGCCTGCTGAACAGACCGCGCGGATCCTGTTTGAGGCGATGGGTGGTGAAGGTGGCGTGGTGCACCTCGGTGGCATCGCCGCCAACAACCCGGCAGTCGAGCGCCTGAACGGCCTCAAGAACGCACTCAAAGATTTCCCGAACATCGAGTTGCTCGATGCGCAGCCGGCCGACTGGGACACGCAGAAGGGTGCGGCCCTCATGGCGTCGTTCCTGACCCGCTACGGCGACAAGATCAAGGGCGTACACTGCGCCAACGACAACATCGCCTATGGTGTCATCGAGGCCCTGCGCGCCGAGGGTATCGAGGACATGCCGATCGTTTCCTATGACGGCAATCCGGAGGCCGTGCAGATGGTAATGGACGGCAAGCTCCTGGCGACCGTCTTCACCAACCCGCACTGGGGCGGCGGCATCAGCGCGGCACTCGCCTATCACGCGGCGATCGGCAGCTTCAAGCCGTCCGAAGAGCCGAAGGAACACCGCGAGTTCTACGGCCCGACGATCCTGGTCACGGCCAAGGATGCCGCCGAGTTCAAGGCGAAGTATCTCGACTCCGTCCCGACCTACAATTGGACGGATTTCTGGGGGCCGTCCAACGGCCAGATCCAGTACTGAACTTTCGACCAGCTGGGCGGCAGCCTGTGTGCCGCCGCCCCGTTCCCCTTGTGACTTTCTAAAAGAGGGGTGTCTGACGTGACACGTCGCCTATCGCGCGAAACCTTGATCAAATGGGCGCCGCTTCTGGTGCTGATTGCACTGGTGATCTTCTTCACCGCGCTCAACCCGACTTTCTTTTCCTCGCGGAACTTCGCCCGCATCGCGATTGCGGCAGCTCCGGCACTCATGGTTGCCGTCGGCGTCACCTTCATCATCGTCATGGGATCGATCGACCTCTCGATGGAGGGAACGGTCTCCCTCACGGCCGTGGCCTTTGCGTTCATCTTTGCCCATTTCGGTGGCTCGCTCGCCCCTTCCGGTTGGGTCGCCATTCCGCTTGTTCTCCTTCTCGGCGGCGTGATCGGACTGCTAAACGGGCTTGTCCATGTGAAGCTGAAGATACCGTCCTTCATGGCGAGCCTTGCCATGGGCTTCGTCGGGACGGGGGCCGCGATCCTGCTCACCGGCGGTGACATCGTCAAAGTAAGCGATGCGACCTTTCGGGGCCTGCTGACGGTGCGTTTGTTGGGTTTCCCGCTAATGGTCTACGTCGCTGCCTTCTTCCTCGTCGTTGCCTGGTTCATTCAGACCCACACCACGCTTGGCCGCAACTTCTACGCGGTTGGCGGCGGTGAGGATCTCGCGCATGCCTCGGGCCTCAATGTTACCCGCGTTCGCGTGACCGGCTTTGCGCTTGCCGGCGTCTTTTACGCCATTGCCGCAATCCTCGTGGTGGCGCGCATCGGCCAGGCGGAATCGGTGACCGGTGCGAACTTCATGTTCGTCTCCATCACGTCGGTCGTTGTCGGTGGCGTGGCGCTCTGGGGCGGCATCGGCGGCGTCTGGAACGCACTTGTCGGCGTGCTGATCGTGAACGTCATCGACAATGGCATGGTCGTCATCGGCCTGCCCGACTTCATCCAGGACGGCATGCTCGGCCTGCTCGTCATTCTTGCCGTCGTGCTTTCGACCGACCGCAAGATGCTTTCCTTCGTCAAGTGAGGCACGCCATGTACGAGCTCAAGGCTGTCGACAAGAAATTCCCCGGCGTTCACGCGCTAAAGGCAATCGACTTCCACATCAAGCGCGGCGAGATCGTCGGACTTGTGGGGGAGAATGGCGCCGGCAAATCCACCTTGATGAAGGTGATCTATGGCGCCTACCAGCCCGATGGCGGCAAGGTCCTCATCAACGGAACGCCCGTTCGCTTTGCCAATCCGCGCCAGGCGATGGAGAAGGGCATCGGGATGGTGTTCCAGGAGCAGTCGCTGATCCCGAACCTGACCGTCATGGAGAACATCTTCCTCGGCTATGAACGACAGTTCACCCGCTTCGGTGTCGTCGACTGGAAGGTTATGGCGAAAGCCGCACGCCGTCAGCTCGCCAAGGTGAAACTCGATATCGATCCGGCGATGGTGACGTCGAAGCTTTCCTTTGCCCAACGTCAGCTCGTCGAGCTTGCCAAGGTGTTGACGCTCGAAGAGCGCGTGGAGGGGGATCTTGTCATCCTGCTCGACGAGCCGACCTCGGTTCTTTCAAAGGAAGAGGTGCAGCTGCTGTTCAAGCTTGTGAGGGAACTGGTGACGCGGGCCTCGTTCATCTTCGTCTCGCATCGCATGGACGAGGTGATGGAACTTTCCGATCGCATCTACGTGATGAAGGATGGTGAGGTCGTGGACGTCGTCGACCGCGGTGCTGCCCCGGCCGAGGCCATCCAGCACAAGATGGTCG
This is a stretch of genomic DNA from Ensifer adhaerens. It encodes these proteins:
- a CDS encoding sugar ABC transporter substrate-binding protein, with protein sequence MSTFIKDFIERETVSRRNFLFAAAAGVGAMAVPMAFGRGTAQAALTDPAIAWSYRDRASAYWNSVVSGGEAFVESLGKPKSALVSLINEGSTEKSLADIKAFLAKNNGNCAIACDANDSPNARPVVEAVQAAGAYISTIWNKTDDLHPWDFGDNYVSHMTWSDEKPAEQTARILFEAMGGEGGVVHLGGIAANNPAVERLNGLKNALKDFPNIELLDAQPADWDTQKGAALMASFLTRYGDKIKGVHCANDNIAYGVIEALRAEGIEDMPIVSYDGNPEAVQMVMDGKLLATVFTNPHWGGGISAALAYHAAIGSFKPSEEPKEHREFYGPTILVTAKDAAEFKAKYLDSVPTYNWTDFWGPSNGQIQY
- a CDS encoding ABC transporter permease; its protein translation is MTRRLSRETLIKWAPLLVLIALVIFFTALNPTFFSSRNFARIAIAAAPALMVAVGVTFIIVMGSIDLSMEGTVSLTAVAFAFIFAHFGGSLAPSGWVAIPLVLLLGGVIGLLNGLVHVKLKIPSFMASLAMGFVGTGAAILLTGGDIVKVSDATFRGLLTVRLLGFPLMVYVAAFFLVVAWFIQTHTTLGRNFYAVGGGEDLAHASGLNVTRVRVTGFALAGVFYAIAAILVVARIGQAESVTGANFMFVSITSVVVGGVALWGGIGGVWNALVGVLIVNVIDNGMVVIGLPDFIQDGMLGLLVILAVVLSTDRKMLSFVK